One Salmo salar chromosome ssa01, Ssal_v3.1, whole genome shotgun sequence DNA window includes the following coding sequences:
- the LOC106611292 gene encoding WD repeat-containing protein 20-like isoform X1, which translates to MLLLILKMAAAEGGGKELNEIKTQFNTREGVYKLLTHSEYSRPNRVPFNSQGSNPVKVSFVNVNDQSGNGDRICFNVGRELYFYIYKGVRKAADLSKPIDKRIYKGTQPTCHDFNHLTATADSVSLLVGFSAGQVQLIDPIKKETSKLFNEERLIDKSRVTCVKWVPGLERLFLVAHSSGNMYLYNVENTCGTTAPHYQLLKQGKNYSVHTCKSKSTRNPLLKWTVGEGALNEFAFSPDGKFLACVSQDGFLRVFNFDAVELHGTMKSYFGGLLCMCWSPDGKYIVAGGEDDLVTVWSFVDCRVIARGHGHKSWVSVVAFDHYTTSVEDADPMEFSGSDEDFQGQIHFGRDRANSTQSRLSKCNSTDSRTVHTTYRFGSVGQDTQLCLWDLTEDILFPHLPLSRTRTHTNVMNATSPPAGGGVAGDIVNNVSNNPSTNDSGANTPSNSLSSPLPRSNSLPHSPAMTANNKSSAIASGVSKFATLSLHDRKEQHQETDHKRNHSMGHISSKSSDKLNMLTKSRTDPAKTLGTLLCPRMEDLPLLEPLICKKIAHERLTVLIFLEDCIVTACQEGVIWTWARPGKVGLSSQKQAVSPSGTII; encoded by the exons ATGTTATTGTTAATTTTAAAGATGGCGGCggcggagggaggagggaaggagttgAACGAAATTAAAACTCAGTTCAATACACGGGAAGGCGTCTATAAACTCCTCACTCACTCCGAATATAGCCGCCCCAACAGGGTGCCTTTTAATTCCCAGGGTTCAAACCCGGTCAAAGTCTCTTTCGTTAACGTCAATGACCAGTCTGGTAACGGCGACAGAATCTGTTTTAATGTGGGCCGGGAGCTGTACTTCTACATCTACAAAGGCGTTAGAAAG GCGGCTGACTTGAGCAAGCCTATCGACAAGAGGATATACAAGGGAACACAGCCCACGTGTCATGACTTCAACCACCTGACGGCCACGGCGGACAGCGTCTCCCTGCTGGTGGGCTTCTCGGCAGGCCAAGTGCAGCTCATCGACCCCATCAAGAAGGAGACCAGCAAGCTCTTTAATGAGGAA AGACTAATAGACAAATCTAGAGTGACTTGTGTAAAATGGGTGCCCGGCTTGGAGAGGTTGTTCCTAGTTGCTCATTCCAGTGGAAACATGTACTTGTACAACGTAGAAAACACGTGTGGCACCACGGCGCCTCACTACCAGTTGCTCAAACAGGGCAAGAACTACTCTGTGCACACGTGTAAGAGCAAGTCCACGCGCAACCCTTTGCTCAAATGGACGGTGGGCGAGGGAGCGCTCAACGAGTTTGCCTTTTCACCCGACGGGAAGTTCCTGGCGTGCGTCAGCCAGGACGGCTTCCTTCGGGTCTTCAACTTTGACGCGGTGGAGCTGCACGGGACCATGAAAAGCTACTTTGGGGGTCTGCTGTGCATGTGCTGGAGTCCGGATGGAAAGTACATTGTCGCGGGGGGCGAGGATGATCTGGTGACCGTGTGGTCGTTTGTGGACTGCCGGGTTATCGCGCGCGGTCACGGACACAAATCATGGGTCAGCGTGGTGGCGTTtgaccactacacaaccagcgtGGAGGATGCAGACCCTATGGAGTTCAGCGGCAGCGACGAGGACTTCCAGGGCCAAATCCACTTTGGTCGCGACCGGGCCAACAGTACGCAGTCCCGGCTCTCCAAATGCAACTCCACGGACAGTCggacagtacacaccacctacagGTTTGGCTCAGTGGGCCAGgacactcagctgtgcttgtgGGACCTCACAGAAGATATCCTTTTCCCCCACCTCCCGCTTTCCCGGACAAGAACACACACCAATGTGATGAATGCTACCAGCCCCCCGGCAGGAGGTGGAGTCGCTGGTGACATAGTGAACAATGTGAGTAATAACCCTAGCACGAACGACAGCGGCGCCAACACCCCCAgtaactccctctcctctcccctgccacGCTCCAACAGCTTACCGCACTCGCCAGCTATGACTGCCAACAACAAGAGCAGTGCCATCGCCTCGGGTGTCAGCAAGTTCGCCACGCTCTCCCTTCACGATCGCAAAGAGCAGCACCAGGAGACAGACCACAAACGGAACCACAGCATGGGTCATATTAGCAGCAAGAGCAGTGACAAGCTCAACATGCTCACCAAATCCAGAACAGACCCTGCAAAGACTCTGGGGACACTGCTCTGTCCCCGCATGGAAGACCTACCCCTACTAGAGCCTCTTATCTGTAAAAAGATAGCACATGAGAGACTGACTGTCTTAATATTTCTTGAGGACTGTATAGTGACAGCTTGTCAGGAGGGAGTTATTTGGACATGGGCGAGGCCTGGAAAAGTG GGTTTGTCATCCCAAAAGCAAGCCGTCTCTCCCAGTGGAACGATAATATAG
- the LOC106611540 gene encoding uncharacterized protein: MATTNRQQQHSLPGFPDDSLVESSPSSVDKLAFKYMELCKVESSTDSESDVSPRWSDTSTMGCGSSAPESRQPIQRMLTCSHKPVGRYSWLSLSLDPYDGSSEDSDESNAGPRRPRQGSCRYWGRSQRRNNHPPTVILKEVIKSGGPTEPHLIDVQMRSASDSELWTCSHSKGRGPVTSADSGVLTIKSSPCTPVFPTLVGAATSVPNVRIPEKSPDNTIPLRGVFKRKLSLPGAETLQDCGHRKKQCVTKMEAGDSPPEGSWSMTRNTPLA; the protein is encoded by the exons ATGGCGACAACGAACCGGCAGCAGCAACACTCACTTCCAG GTTTTCCTGATGACAGTCTTGTTGAAAGTAGCCCCAGTAGTGTGGATAAGCTTGCATTCAAATACATG GAGCTGTGTAAAGTGGAGTCCAGTACTGATTCCGAGTCCGATGTCAGTCCAAGGTGGTCTGATACCAGCACCATG GGATGTGGAAGTAGTGCGCCAGAGAGCAGACAACCCATTCAAAGGATGCTAACATGTTCACACAAGCCGGTGGGACGATATTCGTGGCTTTCTTTG TCCTTGGACCCATATGACGGGAGCTCAGAAGATTCGGATGAGTCTAACGCTGGCCCCAGGCGACCGAGGCAGGGGAGCTGCAGGTATTGGGGCAGGAGCCAAAGAAGGAACAATCACCCTCCCACTGTCATCCTCAAAGAAGTGATCAAAAGTGGTGGCCCAACGGAGCCTCATCTCATTGATGTCCAGATGAGATCAGCAAGTGACTCTGAGCTTTGGACATGCAGCCACAGCAAGGGGCGGGGCCCTGTGACATCTGCAGACTCAGGAGTGCTCACTATTAAATCCTCACCTTGCACACCGGTGTTTCCCACTTTGGTGGGGGCAGCAACCTCTGTCCCCAATGTCCGGATACCAGAGAAATCTCCCGACAATACTATCCCCCTCAGGGGTGTCTTCAAAAGGAAGTTAAGTCTTCCAGGAGCAGAGACACTACAAGATTGTGGCCACAGGAAGAAGCAGTGTGTCACCAAAATGGAGGCTGGGGATTCTCCTCCTGAGGGGAGTTGGTCCATGACCAGAAACACCCCCCTAGCCTAG
- the LOC106611292 gene encoding WD repeat-containing protein 20-like isoform X2: MLLLILKMAAAEGGGKELNEIKTQFNTREGVYKLLTHSEYSRPNRVPFNSQGSNPVKVSFVNVNDQSGNGDRICFNVGRELYFYIYKGVRKAADLSKPIDKRIYKGTQPTCHDFNHLTATADSVSLLVGFSAGQVQLIDPIKKETSKLFNEEGLSSQKQAVSPSGTII; this comes from the exons ATGTTATTGTTAATTTTAAAGATGGCGGCggcggagggaggagggaaggagttgAACGAAATTAAAACTCAGTTCAATACACGGGAAGGCGTCTATAAACTCCTCACTCACTCCGAATATAGCCGCCCCAACAGGGTGCCTTTTAATTCCCAGGGTTCAAACCCGGTCAAAGTCTCTTTCGTTAACGTCAATGACCAGTCTGGTAACGGCGACAGAATCTGTTTTAATGTGGGCCGGGAGCTGTACTTCTACATCTACAAAGGCGTTAGAAAG GCGGCTGACTTGAGCAAGCCTATCGACAAGAGGATATACAAGGGAACACAGCCCACGTGTCATGACTTCAACCACCTGACGGCCACGGCGGACAGCGTCTCCCTGCTGGTGGGCTTCTCGGCAGGCCAAGTGCAGCTCATCGACCCCATCAAGAAGGAGACCAGCAAGCTCTTTAATGAGGAA GGTTTGTCATCCCAAAAGCAAGCCGTCTCTCCCAGTGGAACGATAATATAG